CTGACGCTGCCGCTGATGGCTGCCGGCGCCGTCGGACTTGTCAGTGTCAGCGCCCATGTTGCTCCGCGCAAGTTCCGTGCCTTGATTGACGCCGCCACGGCTGGAGACTTTGCCACGGCCCGCCGTATTCACTTTGAACTTGATGCAGTTATTAGGGCAACCATGGGCCACGTGCAAGGGGCTGTCGCCGTCAAACAAATTCTCAAATGGCAAGGACTCCTGCCCAACTCCATTGTCCGGCTGCCCCTGGTGGAGCCGGACGAAGCGGAGATCGCCTTGATCAAGGTTGACCTTGCCGAAGCTGGAATGGAAGTCTAGGCATGAGTCAAATGACCGAGCCCGGGCTGCGAACACCACCCACACTGGACAAGGGAACTTTGCGCATAGTTCCGTTGGGCGGCATTGGTGAGATTGGCCGCAACATGACAGTCTTTGAAATGGACGGCAAGCTGCTCATAGTTGATTGCGGCGTGCTGTTCCCTGAAGAGGACCAGCCCGGTGTGGACGTGATCTTACCCGACTTTTCCTACATCAAGGACCGTTTAGAGGACATTGTTGGAGTAGTCCTTACGCATGGTCACGAGGACCACATCGGCGCGGTCCCGTACCTTTTGCGTCTGCGTCAAGACATCCCCCTGATCGGCTCGCAACTGACACTGGCATTCATCGAAGCCAAGCTAATTGAGCATCGCATCAAGCCGTGGACGTTGACTGTCAAAGAGGAGCAAGTCGAACAGCTGGGCCCATTCGCGTGTGAGTTCATTGCCGTAAATCACTCGATCCCTGACGCGCTAGCTGTGTTCATTCGTACTGACGGTGGCACTGTGCTGCACACGGGCGACTTCAAGATGGACCAGCTGCCCCTTGATGGGCGCATTACTGACCTGCGCCACTTCGCCCGGCTGGGGGAGGAGGGGGTTGATTTGTTCCTCGTTGACTCAACCAACGCCGATGTGCCCGGTTTCACCACCAGTGAGGCAGAGATTGGGCCCACGCTCGAGGGACTGTTCGGCAAAGCCGACAAACGCATCATTGTCGCTAGCTTCTCTTCCCATGTCCATCGCGTGCAGCAAGTGCTCAACGCTGCAGTATTGCACGATCGCAAAGTTGCCTTCGTGGGGCGTTCAATGGTCAGGAACATGGCCATTGCCGCGAAGCTGGGCTATTTGCACGTGCCGGCAGATGTTCTTGTTGACCTGAAAAACGTAGATAAGCTTCCAGATAATAAAGTTGTTTTGATGTCAACAGGTTCACAGGGTGAGCCCATGGCCGCACTGTCACGCATGGCCAACGGAGATCATAAGATCATAGTGGGCAAGGGCGATACAGTCATTTTGGCCTCGTCACTGATCCCAGGCAATGAAAACGCTGTGTTCCGGATTATTAACGGTCTGCTCAAGCTTGGCGCCGACGTCATCCACAAGGGCACTGCCAAGGTTCATGTGTCAGGTCATGCCGCTGCGGGGGAGCTATTGTATTGCTACAACATCCTGACGCCCAAGAACGTCATGCCAGTGCATGGGGAAACCAGGCACCTCATCGCCAACGCCAATATCGCTATCTCATCCGGTGTCCCGGCAGAAAACGTGCTGCTCACCGACGACGGCTCTGTTATCGATCTAAAAGACGGCGTGGCCAAGATTGTGGGCCAGGTGGAATGTGGTTTTGTTTACGTTGACGGTCACAGCGTTGGCGAGATCACCGATGCCGATCTCAAAGACAGGCGCGTACTTGGTGATGAGGGATTTATTTCCATCATCACTGTGGTTAATCGGGCCACCGGGAAGATCGTCTCTGGTCCAGATATTCATGCTCGCGGTGTTGCCGAAGATGAATCCGTTTTTGATGAGATCAAACCCAAAATTGCGGCAGCTCTTGAAGAAGCTGTTATGGCTTCAACCGATCACACAACCCACCAGCTCCAGCAGGTTGTACGCCGGGTGATTGGCACCTGGGTCAATCGTAAGCTGCGTCGACGCCCAATGATCATCCCGGTGGTGCTGGAGGCTTAGCCGCTCCGGATGGTGTGTGTGCTTGCCACCACGTGTTCTTCGCTGGCCAAATCCGCAGGATCCCGCGCTGCGGACGGTACCGTTGGACTATGGCGACTCGTTCTTCCCCCGCCCGTTCGTCCGTCGGTCAGCAGGGTGGCGCTTCACCGCGCACCGCAAAGACCACAAAGACGCCGGTAACACGCAGCAAACCTCCCGTTCCCGAGCCGGAGG
This genomic window from Arthrobacter sp. TMP15 contains:
- a CDS encoding ribonuclease J codes for the protein MSQMTEPGLRTPPTLDKGTLRIVPLGGIGEIGRNMTVFEMDGKLLIVDCGVLFPEEDQPGVDVILPDFSYIKDRLEDIVGVVLTHGHEDHIGAVPYLLRLRQDIPLIGSQLTLAFIEAKLIEHRIKPWTLTVKEEQVEQLGPFACEFIAVNHSIPDALAVFIRTDGGTVLHTGDFKMDQLPLDGRITDLRHFARLGEEGVDLFLVDSTNADVPGFTTSEAEIGPTLEGLFGKADKRIIVASFSSHVHRVQQVLNAAVLHDRKVAFVGRSMVRNMAIAAKLGYLHVPADVLVDLKNVDKLPDNKVVLMSTGSQGEPMAALSRMANGDHKIIVGKGDTVILASSLIPGNENAVFRIINGLLKLGADVIHKGTAKVHVSGHAAAGELLYCYNILTPKNVMPVHGETRHLIANANIAISSGVPAENVLLTDDGSVIDLKDGVAKIVGQVECGFVYVDGHSVGEITDADLKDRRVLGDEGFISIITVVNRATGKIVSGPDIHARGVAEDESVFDEIKPKIAAALEEAVMASTDHTTHQLQQVVRRVIGTWVNRKLRRRPMIIPVVLEA